In the genome of Rhopalosiphum padi isolate XX-2018 chromosome 1, ASM2088224v1, whole genome shotgun sequence, the window CTAGTCACTAATACTTATTacaaatagatattaaatttcaagaattttcaagtcaaaatcaattatttttcttttagttatGAAAATCCATTTATTTGAATACGCATTTGTGTTATTCACTAATAAATACCTAGTCCACCtaatttttattgaactatGTTAAATACTAGtagatttttttgttgaaaatctaattacttaaaagttaattaaataaaaattatatttaatataacaaaagcaaaatattgtttacattgttttaaattaatatgaaatatttatattcatgaagcatattttatttttatttttttttaaattgatcttaaattaaaattggtagTAGTGGCAATTAGTATAACAATAaacgttatttaaattaaattgtataatttacattttcttaaaaatgttaaaactagGTAGGTGGTGTCTACcattaagcatattatttttattaaaaatagtgcaatacaaaaatacttttattagttgttatattatttattcagtatgatttaatactatttaaatattggtattttaagtattttaagagAACAGTAACATTACTAGCAGATGAAAAATGCTaccttactttttaataaaaaaattaaaaagataagttattaaaattaatataatacttgatAAAGTGTTATTgaaaaagatataattttataattcttgtctaattcttaaaataaatccattaaaattgatcatatctaaatattactttgtttttttttttttaccaaaatgtaATTTCGAAACTTTGTACATATGCCCACTAAAAACAGGGTCTGCCCAAGTATATtccaatatatacgtatatactatgtaaatattatttgcatgTATATGCTATTAGAATGATATTATAACTACTGAATGGTAATCCTTACTATTCAAATTCTTATATACAATATCAATTTTGGTAAGGCATTGCGAGCTGtgtattaactaataagtatcacagaacaatatttttcatgtcTCATGACACATttgttaaatatacaatttatatattaaagatttttttaatttattaatatactaatgaaTACTATGCCATTGTACCGAAGTATACTTACTAAAGAATGATTACCGATTTTTCCTCGATATGCATATGCCAAGTTTAATCCATCGACTACCACATCATATGGTGCAGTTATTTCaatgaaatctttaaaattgttCAACTCTTGTGGAGaagagttattaaatatattatttccaatcattacatttgataaaaaacaTTCTTGAAGAATCTTAAACTCTGAATCTGTGacatcaacatttttcaatatttgattACAATTCTTACATTTTCCACTAGataagtaaatacatataattattaaatataattttttaactctaAAAGAAAGtatgttctaaaaaatatttacttattatgatAAATCATAGTAGTAGAAGTCTTAATGCccaattgttttaatttgttacgAATTAGTTCTGCTAAATCTTCTCTGATAATATACTCGTTATCtcttaaaaattctaatacTCTACGATAGctacaattaacatttttttcacagAGATTAAACCATGCTGTAACTATTTCTAATGGTAGTATTCTATgtcgattaaaaatattgtgtactaAATTCCATCCTAAATCAATTTCTGCTTCTTCAAATgctcttaaaattatacaaactaaTGTATTTACTGAAATGTCATCTTCAATTTTTGATGCTTTTATGAATTCCAAAGAATCACGCCATAAAGGTGTACAACAAATTCCCATTACTATtcctaaataacaaaataaaataattaataaaaaaaaaatagatatttacataTTGTCATACTACCTACCTTCAAGAAGAACAGAATTCAATAAATGTCGATTGTTTTTAAACAGAGAATGACAATTGGTCTGGATTTCATATTGGTCATCGTCTGTCAATTCTTTTCGCGACTTGTAACATGAACGAAAATATAATAGCTCTAATGCTATATTAGGTTTACCATTACTACATTGTTTGACATACTTCATAAATGACTTGACTAAGTCCGAACGCTGTTGTTGTGAACATATC includes:
- the LOC132917868 gene encoding mitochondrial ribonuclease P catalytic subunit, with amino-acid sequence MCSLIRKHLQWNLPKMVSPRQTSIYTQRLLSVVTPDIIVPPKMKGRFASGEQKRIITEFVTKSNSPIIDWNALKSSVLSINRGYINEKNINGCILEICSQQQRSDLVKSFMKYVKQCSNGKPNIALELLYFRSCYKSRKELTDDDQYEIQTNCHSLFKNNRHLLNSVLLEGIVMGICCTPLWRDSLEFIKASKIEDDISVNTLVCIILRAFEEAEIDLGWNLVHNIFNRHRILPLEIVTAWFNLCEKNVNCSYRRVLEFLRDNEYIIREDLAELIRNKLKQLGIKTSTTMIYHNNGKCKNCNQILKNVDVTDSEFKILQECFLSNVMIGNNIFNNSSPQELNNFKDFIEITAPYDVVVDGLNLAYAYRGKIGNHSLTKIIMKNFIEKKLKVLLIGRKHLIKMLGKEFDFIKENAQVFFTNDLSKDDPFVLYAAMYSGINTKILTRDLMRGHKFLLHDVHIKSIFQKWLQKHRLGLKIRPGDEVIIKEPIRHLQATQESANGIWHMPYQEFKERGSWSKPDSSPDKWMCIQM